GCGTATGTGAAGCCTGCGAGCTACTATAAGTGGAAAAGTAAAAAAATAAATAGGAAGATTAAAGTTGAAGAAAATCAAGATATACGAGAACACATGATAGGTGTGCATTTACTTAATCCAGAGTTTGGATACCCACGGATGACTGACAGTTTAAAAGAAAACGGCTACAGGATTAATCATAAAAAAGTGTATCGCCTGATGAAGGAAATGAAGATCCAATCGATCATTCGAAAGAAAAGAAAACGACATGGAAAGACTCCTTCGGTTATCTACCCTAATCGACTTCAGAGGAAATTTAGGGCTACGGGACCTAATCAAAAAATGGTTACGGATATTACCTATGTTTCGGATGGTAAACAATTTTATTATTTATCTGTCATTCAAGATCTGTTTAATAATGAAATAGTAAGCTGGCAACTATCAAAACGCAATGACCTTGAACTTGTTTTGAATACAGTTACGCAATGGGCAAGAAAAAAAGACGTAGCTGAAGCCGTTCTCCATTCAGATCAAGGCTTTCAGTATACGTCTAAGGCATACAATAAACGATTAGAGGATTATGGCATAAAAGGCAGCCACTCTCGCAAAGGAAACTGCCTAGATAACGCCTGCATTGAATCCTTCTTTTCGCATCTCAAAACAGAGAAGTTGTATATAAAACAGTGTAAATCAGAAGAAGAAATTAGACAAGCGATCGAGGACTATATTTACCACTATAATTACAAACGTTTTCAAAAAAAATTAAAAAAACGCGCGCCAGTTGAATACCGACACGCGTTAGCAGCATAGCTTTTTTTATCTGTCTACTTGACAGGGATAAGACCAAATCGTAGCTTTTTTTATATTAAAATTGGGGGTGAGAAAGGTTATTTGTGTTTAGTTTCTTCTATTTTATTGATATTGATTTCATACTACCAGTTAATTGTTTTTCAGATGTACTTAAATTAGGGTGATAGGCAATTCCACAAGCCGCTAAAGATAATCATTACTGTGATTGCGACGAC
This genomic interval from Gottfriedia acidiceleris contains the following:
- a CDS encoding IS3 family transposase; this encodes MPKKAVSKSDKGVDDIPQQIKYEMIEELKVTHPITWLLEIAYVKPASYYKWKSKKINRKIKVEENQDIREHMIGVHLLNPEFGYPRMTDSLKENGYRINHKKVYRLMKEMKIQSIIRKKRKRHGKTPSVIYPNRLQRKFRATGPNQKMVTDITYVSDGKQFYYLSVIQDLFNNEIVSWQLSKRNDLELVLNTVTQWARKKDVAEAVLHSDQGFQYTSKAYNKRLEDYGIKGSHSRKGNCLDNACIESFFSHLKTEKLYIKQCKSEEEIRQAIEDYIYHYNYKRFQKKLKKRAPVEYRHALAA